Within the Eucalyptus grandis isolate ANBG69807.140 chromosome 1, ASM1654582v1, whole genome shotgun sequence genome, the region TCCTACTGTCCAGAGCACTCGAAGAAGGAACGTGATCGATTAAATATGTCTCATTGTTGGTTAATGATTGTTCAAGCCCAGATGTgttcattttcaatatttgacGTAGCATTGCTTTGGCTGCTTCATTCATGGAAGGTTGATACTTCACAATCTGCCCACCTGGGGCTTTTAACTTATGGCAAACAgatgaattttcttcttcctctctagGGAGTCTCCTTTTCTTGTTAGCTTCACCAATGCGCCTGTTGGTATCATTCTGTTGCTTTACGAATTGAGAAAAGAATCCAGGACTCTGCATGGCCTTTGCAAGGAATGACATCATTTGCTGCTGCCTCTGCTCCATCGCCTGAACACGCTGCCCGACATTTTGCAGCTGGTTATCCGTCGATTGCTGCTGTTGCCTCAACCTAACAAGTTCCTGCATAAGGACATTTTTGTCCCTCTTTAGTCTTTCAACCTCTTCGTCAAGCCCGAACTTTCCCACCTCAACACAAGCTCCAACAGACGAGCCTTGGGCTTGAGGTGGTTGCTGATTATTCTGGACGTGAGCGGGTCTCCGCCTGCTGATACTCTTGAGGAGGTGCTTCTGACCTCTAAGGAAACCCTCATTTGCAAATTCGAAGCGATCAGGGTCAACCTTCCTAAACCCCTGCTTCAAGACAAATTTCAACAGATTTATACAGAAAAAGGGTCCACGAAAAATAGAGAGCCCAGACATGATGATTGTTTCAGGAGAATTTCATTGTCGATCAACCAACAACAGAAAAAGGTCAGGTGCACCACAAGAACACAGAATTTAGAGAGGATCATGAAAGTGGCGATGAATGCCAAAAGATAGTCCTATTCCCTCTACCGTGTGGATGGAGCAAACTTTGTCCGCATCATTGTTGCACCTAGACATCGCACTATCCAAATGTTCCCACTTTTCAAATAGTGTCCCAAATCCAAGGAGTTAGTTTAGTGGGGAACTCGAAAAGACAGGAGAGGCCTTGTGCCAAAGGCAGCGTATGATCTCATGTTTGATTCAGTATCCTTTAAATTCGGCATAAGTGGCTAACGCAAGATATAATGAGAAAAGCAGACCCAATTTAGTGAGCGGAGGCTCACCCCCAACAGCAATAGGACTGCAAACATAACCAAATGCAGCACCCCTCTATGCAGCATACCTATTTGATATGTTAAGCAGCACTATATACGGTTACATGCGAGTAAGGGAAAACTGAGTTATGCTAAGCTACCGCGAGTGATGGTCAGGGAACATTTACACCCTGCGGTACAGAACCAATGAGACGCGAAATTCGGTCAGCAAGATTCATCCGACCCAACACTCAGTCACTGCGTAAAAGATGATCGACATCATACCCACCTTAGCTAAGCAGAAACCCAGTAGTAGCTACTAGCTAGCTAAGGAGCTATTTATGCACCGCATAGGATGCGGTTCTACGGGAGCGGGTGCAAAAAAGAGGAAGGGGAGGGGGAACGCACGTAAGTGTTGAGCTGGCGGACGAAGCTGGAGAAGTTGCTGTGCTTGAAATACTTGGGCAAGAGGTCGCGGGAGAACTCGGGGACGTTCCAGACGACGAAGCTGTTGTTGCCGCGGCTCCAGGAGACGACGGCGTCGGTGGAGGGGTCGTCGACCATGTCGTAGGTCTTGCTGAGGAACGGCGGCGGGGAATTGGCGCTCGCCGCCGCACCACCCCCGTTGGcggtgggggtggtggtggtgacgaCCGAGGCGGCATCCTGAACGGCCTCCATTCGGGAGCGCTGATGGCCGAGCGTACGGACGCGATCGCAGCGAATTCATGCggagaaatcaaatcaaaagagtttccatcaaagagagagagagagagggagggagggagggagggagaggataCATACGGAGAGCGAGGATCGGAAACAGCCGAGATGGAGGAGACGCCAGATCGAGGAGGGGATCGtctcgaaggaggaggaggaaaggagGGGTGGGCAGTGGTAGGGAGGGGGCGGGGGGTGGGGGAGTGAGTACGGCCACTGAAAAATTGGGAATTCGAAGGCTTTTCGTAATCGTAggttttcttcaattttcagaCCACGAAGCAATCAAAGCAAAGCTAAGCAAAGCCAAGGAGGGCAAAGCAGGTGGACACGTGAcgggaaggaaaaggaaattgtcTGGAAAATGAGGTGGACTTTGACTCGAGACTTCTCCCCCCCCCCGGTTGGATGGGTCCCGCAGACGGAGTTCCTGGAAACATCCTCCGTGGGGACGGGGAGGGAAGGGGCAGGAAGGAGCGAGAAACGCGTGGATTTGATTTACGACAATCATATATATGTGAAGTTAATAAAAAGCAAAACGGGCACCGAGAACATTCGAAGTGCCAAGACATTTGCGGCCATTGGAATGGAACTGATGGGCCTGGCTTCCTCTGCTGTGCCAAAGCCCGTTAGGAGCGAGAGTTTATGTGGGTCGGTCTCATCTCCTTCGTTCCCTCCTCCTGCTGCCTGCCTCTCTTTGATGGGAAGATGTTTTGCCTCTTGCCAAATGccaaacccctctctctctcttctaggAAGCGAATGTTGCTGCGATGCAGCTTGTTTTGGTTCGGTTCTTGGTGTTCGAGGCCAAGCCATAGCCGAAGGATGAAGCTGTTTATCCAAACTCGTACGAATTGTGTCTCGGGCCTTATTCACTCGAACAAGTTTCACTGGATCATCATATCCATGATCAGATTTATTACAAAATTGGATATCTCGTTTCCCATTAACTCATACTTCCTCTCACTTTCAGGATCACCCAATctaaaaaataacaacaaaggAGGAAATCTACCATTACAAAAAGAAGAGGTATCTAACCACATATCATAATGCAACAAGCTATTGAAACCATAAATATTAGATGAATCCCTTTGAGAATGAATCCCTATCGTCGACATTTATATGTAATTCcatctttttaatttggtttATAGTATCTGCCTTGTTGACTTTCAGATCCGTTTAAAACTTGGTAAAGAGTTAAATTGATCGAGGAAAAACTTAAGGGCATTATTTCAGAGTCTTTCTCTAATTTTCCAATAGTATTAGAGACGTGCAAACCATTATGGGGCTCACTCCTACGTAAGAACCGAAAATCTGGTTGATGCTGTGTCATGGGGCCATTGAGCTAAACATAGCAACCGACTCAGGATCACCAAATCGCATCCCAGCTTGCGCTCTCCTCTACGATTGATGACCCGGTCCAGCTGTGGCCAACTTCATCCAACCATCGAATCGAAACCGTAACACAACCAAAGCTACATTGCATCCTCTAGCAATAGTTCCATACAATACATACATGACGACATACCCATTAACAAATTAGATGAAAAAGGTTAAAAGCTCAGCTAGACTATAAAAGGGCACAACACTGACTAAAAGCATTGACGTATTTACAATAATGTTAACCATCAATCGGAGATTTGATTGGAGGAGAACATGGCTTGTCCTTCATCGATGGAATCGGCTTTGCCAGCGTTAACAAAAACTTCCCCTTCGTGTCAAATCGGCCCAAATATATTGGTATTTCTGTTCTTGGTGGTGGAATGGATGGCGAACATAGAATGTTGTTCTGTTGTTTAATTTAACAAGCAccgaataaaaattttattcggCATTAACTACCGCATATTCTGTAAAACTCTAGTCACGATCAGAGGAAG harbors:
- the LOC104450495 gene encoding heat stress transcription factor A-1e, with amino-acid sequence MEAVQDAASVVTTTTPTANGGGAAASANSPPPFLSKTYDMVDDPSTDAVVSWSRGNNSFVVWNVPEFSRDLLPKYFKHSNFSSFVRQLNTYGFRKVDPDRFEFANEGFLRGQKHLLKSISRRRPAHVQNNQQPPQAQGSSVGACVEVGKFGLDEEVERLKRDKNVLMQELVRLRQQQQSTDNQLQNVGQRVQAMEQRQQQMMSFLAKAMQSPGFFSQFVKQQNDTNRRIGEANKKRRLPREEEENSSVCHKLKAPGGQIVKYQPSMNEAAKAMLRQILKMNTSGLEQSLTNNETYLIDHVPSSSALDSRSSSNRTSGVTLAEVLPTPGQSKSSADSGFCVSHLGGVPDSQSSSYAAEHVNTHQTQEIHLPVPQDNADLPDANFLVSETASPDYLETLSAALDGTMDVESDAFSSERDAGIMLDDVTNLPAISDVFWEQFLAASPLTADTEEISSTSHETGITNDQESHTKVENGFEKAHYMDHLTKQMGHLTSNNGTG